In Magnetospirillum sp. XM-1, a single window of DNA contains:
- the cobS gene encoding adenosylcobinamide-GDP ribazoletransferase, whose translation MNESPVIDENPPPRSWLGDAHLAAVFLTRLPLPDAGIGDLARSMRAFPLVGIGLGLGAAAIAWAAASVLPPLPAAMLAVLALVLATGALHEDGLADLADGLGARGGRERRLEVMRDSRTGAFGVLALVFTVGLRASALAAIPMGWSQCAALVAACALSRALIPAAMQVMGPARPDGLGAGAGSPDATIAATAAGLGLLACLTGLGLPGTLAALLAALAAGGAVVWIARRALGGYTGDVLGSVQQATEIAVLLAAAGVLA comes from the coding sequence TCCGCCGCCGCGATCCTGGCTGGGCGACGCCCATCTGGCCGCCGTGTTCCTGACCCGCCTGCCGCTGCCCGACGCCGGCATCGGCGATCTGGCGCGGTCCATGCGCGCCTTTCCCCTGGTGGGAATCGGCCTGGGCCTGGGGGCCGCCGCCATCGCCTGGGCGGCGGCAAGCGTGCTGCCGCCCTTGCCCGCCGCCATGCTGGCCGTCCTCGCCCTGGTGCTGGCCACCGGGGCGCTGCACGAGGACGGGCTGGCCGATCTGGCCGACGGGCTGGGGGCGCGCGGCGGCCGCGAGCGGCGGCTCGAGGTGATGCGCGATTCACGCACCGGCGCCTTCGGGGTGCTGGCCCTGGTCTTCACGGTGGGCCTCAGGGCCTCGGCCCTGGCCGCCATTCCCATGGGCTGGAGCCAATGCGCCGCCCTGGTCGCAGCTTGCGCCCTGTCGCGCGCCCTGATCCCCGCCGCCATGCAGGTGATGGGCCCCGCCCGCCCCGACGGGCTGGGAGCCGGCGCCGGATCACCCGACGCCACCATCGCCGCCACCGCCGCCGGGCTGGGCCTGCTGGCCTGCCTGACCGGGCTGGGGCTGCCGGGAACCCTGGCCGCGCTGCTGGCCGCCCTGGCCGCCGGCGGGGCCGTGGTCTGGATCGCCCGACGCGCGCTGGGCGGCTATACCGGCGACGTGCTGGGATCGGTGCAGCAGGCGACGGAAATCGCCGTGCTGCTGGCCGCCGCCGGAGTTCTCGCATGA
- a CDS encoding histidine phosphatase family protein, which translates to MSQNATRWWLLRHAPVPCPHGRITGRLDVACDTSEDEVFRSLARTLPVNPVLVESGLIRCRQTAGALEAAGLLLPPPMVEPDLAEQDFGRWQGRSWMELEAAKDPDLAGFWANPAATAPPGGESFAAMIGRVQGALEQITAAQAGRDILAVVHAGTVRAALAVALDLKPEQALRFAVKPLSLTRLDSTAAGWRVETVNAQPYE; encoded by the coding sequence ATGAGCCAGAATGCGACACGCTGGTGGCTGCTGCGCCACGCCCCCGTTCCCTGCCCGCACGGCCGCATCACCGGCCGCCTGGACGTGGCCTGCGACACCTCCGAGGACGAGGTGTTCCGGTCCCTGGCCCGCACCCTGCCGGTCAACCCGGTGCTGGTGGAAAGCGGCCTGATCCGCTGCCGCCAGACCGCCGGAGCGCTGGAGGCCGCCGGCCTGCTGCTGCCGCCCCCCATGGTCGAGCCCGATCTGGCCGAGCAGGATTTCGGTCGCTGGCAGGGCCGCTCGTGGATGGAGCTGGAAGCGGCCAAGGACCCGGACCTCGCCGGCTTCTGGGCCAACCCCGCCGCAACGGCGCCCCCCGGAGGAGAAAGTTTCGCCGCCATGATCGGGCGGGTGCAGGGCGCGCTGGAGCAGATCACCGCCGCCCAGGCGGGCCGCGACATCCTGGCGGTGGTTCATGCGGGAACGGTGCGCGCCGCGCTGGCGGTGGCGCTGGATTTGAAGCCGGAACAGGCGCTGCGCTTCGCGGTCAAGCCGCTGTCGCTGACCCGGCTGGATTCCACTGCCGCCGGCTGGCGGGTGGAAACGGTCAACGCCCAGCCCTACGAGTAA
- a CDS encoding TonB-dependent receptor has translation MTCHAIHRGGRRHGRVRLLATTFLSTILMSGAAWAEDIPEVVISAPRLSIPAEAKASAAGDTARLLSGTPGLNLITNGGVSSLPDIHGLADDRLKILVDGMELTSACSNHMNPALSYMDSSKVERVEVWSGITPVSAGGDNIGGVISVKAAPPVFAAPGEGYAVGGRASAFFKSVNTGIGGSLAVHGADDTYSLGYDGSWVRGLNYSAGGDGRTVHSTRYESRNHELSLGVKGNAGLLVLKAGQQDIPFQGFANQRMDMTGNKGYHGNGRYEGEFGWGKLEARAYWQQVKHAMDQAANEKGGKMPMRTDATDVGYAVKGDINLSQASTLRIGHEFHRFMLEDWWPPVAGSASMSPLTFQSIYGGTRDVVSAFAEWEEKWSPQWTTLLGLRSDTVLMDTGAVHGYGTAQEGIDATAFNGRNHAKIDANFDLTALVRYEPDGTNTNELGYARKSRSPNLYERYSWSTSNMDSRMINWTGDANGYLGNLDLKPEVAHTVSTSVALHDAGRKDWGIKATPYATYIVDYIGVDKVRNNVSGGANYPLLKFANHDAMMYGIDFSGSAVFARDTGWGDFKLTGRLGWLHGEMVNTGKAMYHVMPINGKAAIEQSLGGWTSAIEAELVGTKAGVDTLRQEPKTPGYALLNLRGGYEWEAVQVSLGVDNLFDRRYYHPLGGVDYTEMRRTGRGTNTQAGPLAAPGRSLNAGVTVKF, from the coding sequence ATGACCTGCCACGCGATTCATCGTGGCGGACGTCGGCATGGCCGCGTCCGTCTGCTTGCCACCACCTTTCTTTCCACGATCCTGATGTCCGGCGCCGCATGGGCCGAGGACATTCCCGAAGTGGTGATCTCGGCGCCGCGCCTCAGCATTCCGGCCGAGGCCAAGGCCAGCGCCGCCGGCGACACCGCCAGGCTGCTGTCGGGCACGCCCGGTCTCAACCTCATCACCAATGGCGGCGTCTCCAGCCTGCCCGACATCCATGGCCTGGCCGACGACCGGCTGAAGATCCTGGTGGACGGCATGGAGCTCACGTCGGCTTGCTCCAACCACATGAATCCGGCGCTGTCCTATATGGATTCCTCCAAGGTGGAGCGGGTCGAGGTGTGGAGCGGCATCACCCCCGTGAGCGCCGGCGGCGACAATATCGGCGGCGTCATCTCGGTGAAGGCGGCTCCGCCGGTCTTCGCCGCGCCGGGCGAGGGCTATGCGGTGGGAGGCCGGGCCTCGGCCTTCTTCAAGAGCGTCAACACCGGCATCGGCGGCTCGCTGGCCGTGCATGGCGCCGACGACACCTACAGCCTGGGCTATGACGGGTCGTGGGTGCGCGGCCTCAACTACTCAGCGGGCGGCGACGGCCGCACGGTCCACTCCACCCGCTACGAATCGCGCAACCACGAGCTCTCTCTCGGTGTGAAGGGCAATGCCGGCCTGCTGGTGCTGAAGGCCGGGCAACAGGACATCCCCTTCCAGGGCTTCGCCAACCAGCGCATGGATATGACCGGCAACAAGGGCTATCACGGCAACGGCCGCTACGAGGGCGAGTTCGGCTGGGGCAAGCTGGAAGCCCGCGCCTATTGGCAGCAGGTCAAGCACGCCATGGACCAGGCCGCCAACGAGAAGGGCGGCAAGATGCCCATGCGCACCGACGCCACCGACGTGGGCTACGCCGTCAAGGGCGACATCAACCTGTCCCAGGCGAGCACATTGCGGATCGGGCACGAATTCCACCGCTTCATGCTCGAGGATTGGTGGCCGCCGGTGGCGGGCAGCGCCTCCATGTCGCCGCTTACCTTCCAGTCCATCTATGGCGGCACCCGCGACGTGGTCAGCGCCTTTGCGGAGTGGGAGGAGAAGTGGTCGCCGCAATGGACCACCCTGCTGGGCCTGCGTAGCGACACGGTGCTGATGGATACCGGCGCGGTCCATGGCTACGGCACCGCCCAGGAGGGTATCGACGCCACCGCCTTCAACGGCCGTAACCACGCGAAGATAGACGCCAACTTCGACCTGACCGCCCTGGTCCGCTACGAGCCCGACGGCACCAACACCAACGAACTGGGCTATGCCAGGAAGTCGCGCTCGCCCAACCTCTACGAGCGCTACTCATGGTCCACGTCCAACATGGACAGCCGGATGATCAACTGGACCGGCGACGCCAACGGCTATCTGGGCAACCTGGACCTCAAGCCCGAGGTGGCCCACACCGTCAGCACCTCGGTGGCGCTGCACGATGCGGGGCGCAAGGACTGGGGCATCAAGGCTACGCCCTACGCCACCTACATCGTCGATTACATCGGCGTCGATAAGGTGCGGAACAACGTTTCGGGCGGAGCCAACTACCCGCTGCTGAAATTCGCCAACCACGACGCCATGATGTACGGCATCGACTTCTCCGGCAGCGCGGTTTTCGCCCGCGACACCGGCTGGGGCGACTTCAAGCTCACGGGGCGGCTGGGCTGGCTGCACGGCGAGATGGTCAATACCGGCAAGGCCATGTACCACGTCATGCCCATCAACGGTAAGGCCGCCATCGAGCAGAGCCTGGGCGGCTGGACCTCGGCGATCGAGGCGGAGCTGGTGGGGACCAAGGCGGGCGTGGACACCCTGCGCCAGGAGCCCAAGACCCCCGGGTATGCCCTGCTCAACCTGCGCGGCGGCTATGAGTGGGAGGCGGTGCAGGTCAGTCTCGGCGTCGACAACCTGTTCGACCGGCGCTACTACCACCCGCTGGGCGGCGTGGATTACACCGAAATGAGGCGCACCGGCCGTGGAACCAACACTCAGGCGGGCCCCCTGGCGGCGCCCGGCCGTTCGCTCAACGCCGGGGTGACGGTGAAGTTCTGA
- a CDS encoding DUF2946 family protein, translating into MRPAAAWLLALVLLIGTMPPIPSAIGGNGPDAFVAADLCSSTHGVDPAQAGGPKHDCGGHCCILSGKVLPPAPLAVRPLGLVVAERSVPDPSAEPDQPSLPLPPARAPPFLAA; encoded by the coding sequence ATGAGACCGGCGGCGGCTTGGCTGCTGGCGCTTGTCCTGCTGATCGGCACCATGCCGCCCATTCCCTCCGCGATCGGCGGCAATGGGCCGGATGCCTTCGTCGCCGCCGACCTCTGCTCCAGCACCCATGGGGTCGATCCCGCCCAGGCGGGCGGACCCAAGCATGATTGCGGCGGCCATTGCTGCATCCTGTCGGGCAAGGTGCTGCCGCCCGCCCCGCTGGCCGTGCGGCCGCTTGGGCTGGTGGTGGCCGAGCGGTCCGTCCCGGACCCGTCCGCCGAGCCGGACCAGCCGTCACTTCCACTCCCCCCCGCCCGCGCCCCTCCGTTCCTCGCCGCCTAA
- a CDS encoding ANTAR domain-containing response regulator, giving the protein MGLRVIVVDDERDRAEMVRSSLEADGFTVVAVFASGAGLPARVAELAADVIIVDIDSPDRDTLEDMRRVGIEQGRPVVMFAQDGKPETIKAAVEAGVSAYVVDGLKPDRVRPVIDVAIARFAQFQSLRGELDKARTTLAERKQIEKAKGILMKRRKVEEDEAYRLMRRMAMDQKQRLIDVANKVIEAAELLG; this is encoded by the coding sequence ATGGGATTGCGGGTCATCGTGGTGGACGACGAGCGGGACCGGGCGGAAATGGTCCGCTCCTCGCTGGAGGCCGACGGCTTCACCGTGGTGGCGGTGTTCGCCAGCGGCGCCGGCCTGCCCGCCCGCGTGGCGGAGCTGGCCGCCGACGTGATCATCGTCGACATCGATTCGCCTGACCGCGACACCCTGGAAGACATGCGCCGCGTCGGCATCGAGCAGGGCCGCCCGGTGGTGATGTTCGCCCAGGACGGCAAGCCCGAGACCATCAAGGCGGCGGTGGAGGCGGGCGTCTCCGCCTATGTGGTGGACGGGCTGAAGCCCGACCGGGTCCGCCCGGTGATCGACGTGGCCATCGCCCGCTTCGCCCAGTTCCAGTCCCTGCGGGGCGAGCTGGACAAGGCGCGCACCACGCTGGCCGAGCGCAAGCAGATCGAGAAGGCCAAGGGCATCTTGATGAAGCGGCGCAAGGTCGAGGAGGACGAGGCCTACCGCCTGATGCGGCGCATGGCCATGGACCAGAAGCAGCGCCTGATCGACGTGGCCAACAAGGTCATCGAGGCCGCCGAGCTGCTGGGCTGA
- a CDS encoding CmpA/NrtA family ABC transporter substrate-binding protein, translating into MSKMTKFESNGLTRRVAIGIAAAGLMAAALPLSAEAAKLKLEKDELKLGFIKLTDMAPLAIAKEKGFFEDEGLFVTLEPQANWKVLLDRVISGELDGAHMLAGQPIGATIGYGTQAHVVTAFSMDLNGNGITVSNEVWEMMKPHLPKGPDGKIVHPIKADALKKVVDALKAQGKSFNMGMVFPVSTHNYELRYWLASGGINPGYYSPDNVSGQIGADALLSVTPPPQMPATLEAGTISGYSVGEPWNQAAVFKGIGVPVITDYEIWKNNPEKVFGVNNAWAEKNPNTHLAVVKALIRAGKWLDENNNANRDEAVKILAKPEYVGADAKVIANSMTGTFEYEKGDKRAVPDFNVFYRYYATYPFYSDAVWYLSQMRRWGQIAEAKPDSWYADMARKVYKPDVYLKAAKALLDEGKVAKEDFPWDSDGYRAPTAEFIDGISYDGKKPNDYLKKFSIGLKGAQKVENNKVAGN; encoded by the coding sequence ATGAGCAAGATGACCAAGTTCGAGAGCAACGGCCTGACGCGCCGCGTCGCCATTGGGATCGCCGCCGCCGGCCTGATGGCCGCCGCCCTGCCGCTGTCGGCCGAGGCCGCCAAGCTGAAGCTGGAGAAGGACGAGCTGAAGCTCGGCTTCATCAAGCTGACCGACATGGCGCCGCTGGCCATCGCCAAGGAAAAGGGCTTCTTCGAGGACGAAGGCCTGTTCGTCACCCTGGAGCCCCAGGCCAACTGGAAAGTGCTGCTCGACCGCGTCATCTCGGGCGAACTGGACGGCGCCCACATGCTGGCCGGCCAGCCCATCGGCGCCACCATCGGCTACGGCACCCAGGCCCACGTGGTCACCGCCTTCTCCATGGATCTGAACGGCAACGGCATCACCGTCTCCAACGAGGTGTGGGAGATGATGAAGCCGCACCTGCCCAAGGGCCCCGACGGCAAGATCGTCCACCCCATCAAGGCCGACGCCCTGAAGAAGGTGGTGGACGCGCTGAAGGCCCAGGGCAAGAGCTTCAACATGGGCATGGTCTTCCCGGTCTCCACCCACAATTACGAGCTGCGCTACTGGCTGGCCTCGGGCGGCATCAATCCCGGCTATTACAGCCCCGACAACGTGTCGGGCCAGATCGGCGCCGACGCCCTGTTGTCGGTGACGCCGCCGCCCCAGATGCCCGCCACGCTCGAGGCAGGCACCATCTCGGGCTATAGCGTGGGCGAGCCCTGGAACCAGGCCGCCGTGTTCAAGGGCATCGGCGTGCCGGTGATCACCGATTACGAGATCTGGAAGAACAACCCCGAGAAGGTGTTCGGCGTCAACAACGCCTGGGCCGAGAAGAACCCCAACACCCACCTGGCGGTGGTCAAGGCCCTGATCCGCGCCGGCAAGTGGCTGGACGAGAACAACAACGCCAACCGCGACGAGGCGGTGAAGATCCTGGCCAAGCCCGAATACGTGGGCGCCGACGCCAAGGTTATCGCCAATTCCATGACCGGCACCTTCGAGTACGAGAAGGGCGACAAGCGCGCCGTTCCCGACTTCAACGTGTTCTACCGCTACTACGCCACCTACCCCTTCTACTCGGACGCCGTCTGGTACCTGAGCCAGATGCGCCGCTGGGGCCAGATCGCCGAGGCCAAGCCCGATTCCTGGTACGCCGACATGGCCAGGAAGGTCTACAAGCCGGACGTCTACCTCAAGGCCGCCAAGGCGCTGCTGGACGAGGGCAAGGTGGCCAAGGAGGACTTTCCCTGGGATTCCGACGGCTACCGCGCGCCGACCGCCGAGTTCATCGACGGCATCTCCTATGACGGCAAGAAGCCCAACGACTACCTGAAGAAGTTCTCCATCGGCCTCAAGGGCGCCCAGAAGGTGGAAAACAACAAGGTGGCCGGAAACTGA
- a CDS encoding ABC transporter permease — MSTITQAAGHSTPTKPAKPAFSFANALNRAAPTLTVAGVGWVVPLFKLMTGTDPKRQLGELWRQIGVPVLAIVLFLAAWGALAPKVQTSLGAVPGPAQVWEQVGNLLADHKAERAKEAAFYERQAKRNAELKAEDPAAETKVRKFTGKPTYLDQIATSLKTVFMGFMLATAVAVPLGVMCGLSKTVNAALNPLIQIFKPVSPLAWLPIVTMVVSASYTSTDPMFEKAFLNSAITVTLCSLWTTLINTAVGVASIDKDLMNVGRVLNLPMGTTIRKLVLPSALPYIFTGLRLSLGVGWMVLIAAEMLAQNPGLGKFVWDEFQNGSSQSLAKIMVAVLTIGLIGFLLDRVMLACQALFSHSNTR; from the coding sequence ATGAGCACCATCACCCAAGCCGCGGGGCACAGCACCCCCACCAAGCCGGCCAAGCCCGCCTTCTCCTTCGCCAACGCCCTCAACCGGGCGGCCCCCACCCTGACGGTGGCGGGCGTGGGCTGGGTGGTTCCGCTGTTCAAGCTGATGACGGGGACCGACCCTAAGCGCCAGCTGGGCGAATTGTGGCGCCAGATCGGCGTGCCCGTGCTGGCCATCGTCCTGTTCCTCGCCGCCTGGGGCGCGCTGGCGCCCAAGGTGCAGACCTCGCTGGGCGCCGTCCCCGGCCCGGCCCAGGTGTGGGAGCAGGTGGGCAACCTGCTGGCCGACCACAAGGCCGAGCGCGCCAAGGAGGCGGCCTTCTACGAGCGCCAGGCCAAGCGCAACGCCGAGCTGAAGGCCGAGGACCCGGCGGCCGAGACCAAGGTGCGCAAGTTCACCGGCAAGCCCACCTATCTCGACCAGATCGCCACCAGCCTGAAGACGGTGTTCATGGGCTTCATGCTGGCTACTGCCGTGGCCGTGCCGCTGGGCGTCATGTGCGGCCTGTCCAAGACCGTCAACGCCGCGCTGAACCCGCTGATCCAGATCTTCAAGCCGGTGTCGCCCCTGGCCTGGCTGCCCATCGTCACCATGGTGGTGTCGGCGTCCTATACCAGCACCGACCCCATGTTCGAGAAGGCCTTCCTCAACTCGGCCATCACGGTGACGCTGTGCTCGCTGTGGACCACGCTGATCAACACCGCGGTGGGCGTCGCCTCCATCGACAAGGATTTGATGAATGTCGGCCGGGTGCTGAACCTGCCCATGGGCACCACCATCCGCAAGCTGGTCCTGCCCTCGGCCCTGCCCTACATCTTCACCGGCCTCAGGCTGTCGCTGGGCGTGGGCTGGATGGTGCTGATCGCCGCCGAGATGCTGGCCCAGAACCCGGGGCTGGGCAAATTCGTGTGGGACGAGTTCCAGAACGGCTCGTCGCAGTCGCTCGCCAAGATCATGGTCGCCGTGCTGACCATCGGCCTGATCGGCTTCCTGCTGGACCGCGTCATGCTGGCCTGCCAGGCGCTGTTCTCCCACTCCAATACCCGCTGA
- a CDS encoding ABC transporter ATP-binding protein, giving the protein MPILELKNVAKSYGPTSVLRDIDLEIEDGEFIAILGFSGSGKTTLVSLMAGLIKPDAGEVLLRGKAVEGPGADRGVVFQSYSLMPWLTVEGNIALAVDSVMPDAPKAERQARIAKYIGMVGLSHAAERRPAELSGGMRQRVAVARALAMSPDILLLDEPLSALDALTRAKLQDEIESIWEQEKKTVVLITNDVDEALLLADRIIPLNPGPGATFGPSFKVDLPRPRDRAAVNSDPDFKRLRAEVTEYLMAVGVERGAETGDGRILPAVTPISFGGPPKAYREAGKVNNPDRYVEFSRVKKIYPTPKGPLTVVDGFDLKMHQGEFISLIGHSGCGKSTVLTMTAGLTDVSEGGVILDGREVAQAGPDRAVVFQAPSLFPWLTAIQNVALGVDRVYPHASPAERYDIVAYYLERVGLGDSMDKKAAELSNGMKQRVGIARAFALSPKLLLLDEPFGMLDSLTRWELQEVLMEVWARTKVTAICVTHDVDEAILMADKVVMMTNGPNARIGKILNVDIPRPRTRRALLEHPRYYEYRAEVLNFLDEYETGAHAKAS; this is encoded by the coding sequence ATGCCGATCCTCGAACTCAAGAACGTCGCCAAGTCCTACGGCCCCACCTCGGTGTTGCGCGATATCGACCTGGAGATCGAGGACGGCGAGTTCATCGCCATCCTGGGCTTCTCCGGCTCGGGCAAGACCACCCTGGTGTCCCTGATGGCCGGGCTGATCAAGCCCGATGCCGGAGAAGTCCTGCTGCGGGGCAAGGCGGTGGAGGGGCCCGGCGCCGATCGCGGCGTGGTGTTCCAAAGCTACTCGCTGATGCCCTGGCTGACGGTGGAGGGCAACATCGCGCTGGCGGTGGACTCGGTCATGCCCGACGCGCCCAAGGCCGAGCGCCAGGCCCGTATCGCCAAGTATATCGGCATGGTCGGCCTGTCCCACGCCGCCGAGCGCCGCCCGGCGGAGCTGTCGGGCGGCATGCGCCAGCGGGTCGCCGTGGCCCGCGCGCTGGCCATGAGCCCCGACATCCTGCTGCTCGACGAGCCGTTGTCGGCGCTGGACGCCCTGACGCGCGCCAAACTGCAAGACGAGATCGAATCCATCTGGGAGCAGGAGAAGAAGACCGTCGTTCTCATCACCAACGACGTGGACGAGGCGCTGCTGCTGGCCGACCGCATTATCCCGCTCAATCCCGGACCGGGAGCTACCTTCGGCCCCAGCTTCAAGGTGGACCTGCCGCGTCCCCGCGACCGCGCCGCCGTCAATTCCGATCCCGACTTCAAGCGCCTGCGGGCCGAGGTCACCGAATACCTGATGGCGGTCGGCGTCGAGCGCGGGGCCGAGACCGGCGACGGACGCATCCTGCCCGCCGTCACCCCCATCAGCTTCGGCGGGCCGCCCAAGGCCTACCGCGAGGCCGGCAAAGTCAACAATCCCGACCGCTACGTGGAATTCTCCCGCGTCAAGAAGATCTACCCCACCCCCAAGGGCCCGCTGACCGTGGTGGACGGCTTCGACCTCAAGATGCACCAGGGCGAGTTCATCTCGCTGATCGGCCATTCGGGCTGCGGCAAGTCCACGGTGCTGACCATGACGGCGGGCCTGACCGACGTCTCCGAGGGCGGCGTCATCCTGGACGGCCGCGAGGTCGCCCAGGCAGGCCCCGACCGCGCCGTGGTGTTCCAGGCCCCCTCGCTGTTCCCCTGGCTCACCGCCATCCAGAACGTGGCGCTGGGCGTGGACCGCGTCTATCCCCACGCCAGTCCGGCGGAACGCTACGACATCGTCGCCTATTATCTGGAACGCGTCGGCCTGGGCGATTCCATGGACAAGAAGGCGGCGGAGCTGTCCAACGGCATGAAGCAGCGGGTCGGCATCGCACGCGCCTTCGCCCTTAGCCCCAAGCTGCTGCTGCTGGACGAGCCGTTCGGCATGCTGGACTCGCTGACCCGCTGGGAATTGCAGGAAGTGCTGATGGAGGTCTGGGCGCGCACCAAGGTCACCGCCATCTGCGTCACCCACGACGTGGACGAGGCCATCCTGATGGCCGACAAGGTGGTGATGATGACCAACGGCCCCAACGCCCGCATCGGCAAGATCCTGAACGTCGACATTCCGCGCCCGCGCACCCGGCGCGCCCTGCTGGAACACCCGCGCTACTACGAGTATCGCGCCGAGGTGCTGAACTTCCTCGACGAGTACGAGACCGGCGCCCACGCCAAGGCCTCCTGA
- a CDS encoding CmpA/NrtA family ABC transporter substrate-binding protein, which yields MNLEKTRLKLGIVPLIDAAPLVVAKERGFFAEMGLDVELSREASWASIRDKVAVGALDGAQMLAPMPLAMSLGLSPIRVPMAAGMALNLGGNTIAIGNALWERMEAADPDSMEAAPVSARALKRVIEADKACGRPPMTFATVYPYSSHAAELRLWMEAAGIDTQKDVTLTVVPPPQMISFLSAGNIVGYCVGEPWGSLAARMNLGRIAATSGDIFAGRLEKVFAVTQSWAESHPETHLAVLQALISAAQWCDDNRCELAELLAQPQYVNAPVDALLAPLLGEHGLPRTLITFHAQAANFPWRSQAMWHLEMMKRWGMAPAALDTRSAAEAVFRPDLYRVAALALGLRVPLTDYKTEGAHAGPWTLLKATRPMEMGPDLLLGGATFDPFTARIIASAPAARTESGDLT from the coding sequence ATGAACCTGGAAAAGACCCGCCTGAAGCTTGGCATCGTGCCCCTGATCGACGCGGCCCCCCTGGTGGTGGCCAAGGAGCGCGGCTTCTTCGCCGAGATGGGCCTCGACGTCGAGCTGTCGCGCGAGGCCTCGTGGGCGTCGATCCGCGACAAGGTGGCGGTGGGCGCGCTGGACGGGGCCCAGATGCTGGCCCCCATGCCGCTGGCCATGAGCCTGGGGCTGTCGCCGATCCGGGTGCCCATGGCCGCCGGCATGGCGCTGAACCTGGGCGGCAACACCATCGCCATCGGCAACGCCCTGTGGGAGCGCATGGAGGCCGCCGATCCCGATTCCATGGAAGCCGCCCCCGTCTCCGCCCGCGCCCTGAAGCGGGTGATCGAGGCCGACAAGGCCTGCGGCCGTCCGCCCATGACGTTCGCCACCGTCTATCCCTATTCCTCCCACGCCGCCGAGTTACGGCTGTGGATGGAAGCCGCCGGCATCGACACCCAGAAGGACGTCACCCTTACCGTGGTGCCGCCGCCCCAGATGATCTCGTTCCTGTCGGCGGGCAACATCGTCGGCTATTGCGTCGGCGAGCCCTGGGGCAGCCTGGCGGCCCGCATGAATCTGGGCCGCATCGCCGCGACCAGCGGCGACATCTTCGCCGGACGGCTGGAAAAGGTCTTCGCCGTCACTCAAAGCTGGGCGGAAAGCCACCCCGAGACCCATCTGGCGGTGCTGCAGGCGCTGATCAGCGCCGCCCAATGGTGCGACGACAACCGCTGCGAACTGGCCGAGCTGCTGGCCCAGCCGCAATACGTCAACGCCCCCGTCGACGCCCTGCTGGCCCCGCTGCTGGGCGAGCACGGCCTGCCCAGGACGCTGATCACCTTCCACGCCCAGGCCGCCAACTTCCCCTGGCGCTCCCAGGCCATGTGGCACCTGGAGATGATGAAGCGCTGGGGCATGGCGCCCGCCGCCCTGGACACGCGCTCGGCCGCCGAAGCCGTGTTCCGCCCCGACCTCTACCGGGTGGCCGCCCTGGCGCTGGGCCTGCGCGTGCCGCTCACCGACTACAAGACCGAGGGCGCCCACGCCGGCCCCTGGACCCTGCTGAAGGCCACCCGCCCCATGGAGATGGGCCCCGACCTGCTGCTGGGCGGCGCCACCTTCGATCCCTTCACCGCCCGCATCATCGCCTCCGCCCCGGCGGCGCGGACCGAATCAGGAGACCTCACATGA